Proteins encoded in a region of the Acidimicrobiales bacterium genome:
- a CDS encoding amino acid ABC transporter ATP-binding protein: MIVLKGMSKTFNRTIHAVRDVDLEVAEGEVVVIVGPSGSGKSTVLRCVNLLEIPTKGTVVVDGFDLTDASTDLDHVRAEVGMVFQQFNLFPHLTVLENITLAQRKVRNRSKAEATDMAMRQLDRVGIPEKAEAYPRQLSGGQQQRVAIARSLAMEPRVMLFDEPTSALDPEMVKEVLDVMLELASEGMTMVVVTHEMGFARAAADRLVFIDEGEIVEVGPPEEVFANPTQERTRAFFDKILY, encoded by the coding sequence ATGATCGTTTTGAAAGGTATGTCCAAGACTTTCAACCGGACCATCCACGCCGTTCGTGACGTGGACCTGGAGGTGGCCGAGGGCGAGGTGGTGGTGATCGTGGGCCCCAGCGGTTCGGGCAAGTCCACTGTGCTCCGTTGCGTCAACCTGCTGGAAATTCCCACCAAGGGAACGGTCGTGGTTGACGGCTTCGACCTGACCGATGCCTCTACCGACCTGGACCACGTCCGGGCCGAGGTGGGCATGGTGTTCCAACAGTTCAACCTGTTCCCCCACCTGACCGTGCTGGAAAACATCACGCTGGCCCAGCGTAAGGTCCGCAACCGGTCTAAGGCCGAGGCCACCGACATGGCCATGCGCCAACTGGACCGGGTCGGCATCCCCGAGAAGGCCGAGGCCTACCCCCGCCAACTCTCCGGTGGACAACAGCAGCGGGTGGCCATCGCCCGGTCCCTGGCCATGGAACCTCGGGTGATGCTGTTCGATGAGCCGACGTCAGCCTTGGACCCCGAGATGGTCAAGGAGGTCCTGGACGTCATGCTGGAGTTGGCCAGCGAAGGCATGACCATGGTTGTGGTGACCCACGAGATGGGTTTTGCTCGGGCAGCCGCCGACCGTTTGGTGTTCATCGACGAGGGCGAGATCGTCGAGGTCGGCCCTCCAGAAGAGGTTTTCGCCAACCCGACCCAGGAGCGCACACGAGCGTTCTTCGACAAGATCCTCTACTGA